The following nucleotide sequence is from Spirochaetota bacterium.
GGATCACGGGGTCGGTCATGTCGCAGTCGAACATGATGGAGTTGTATTCGTAGCGCACCGACGCCAGGTGGTGGCCCTCGGGGATCATGGTGGGCTGGACCCGTATGTCGATCTTACCGTCTATGTCCTTGGCGATTCCAAGGAGCTTTATCACGTAGCCCATGTCGCGGGCGTAGTCGATATCGGCCTTGCTGATCCGGGTTATCCCCTCGATGCGGATGTCCTTGTAGGATATGGCCTTGTTAAAGGCAATCATCGCGAGGAGGGCGATCTTGTGCCCGGCGTCGTATCCCTCGATATCGAAAGTCGGGTCCGCCTCGGCGAAGCCCTTTTCCTGGGCATCCTTCAGGGCGTCGGGGAAGGGCATGTTGTTCTCGCGCATCATGGTGAGGATGTAGTTGGTGGTGCCGTTCAGGATTCCCATGATGGAGCGCGCCCGGTTCCCCACCAGGCCGTGGCGCAGGGCCAGGATGCAGGGGATGCCGCCGCCGACGGCAGCCTCGAAGCCGATGCGGCCGGGGCCTGAGCGGGCAGCCTCGAAGATGGCCGCCCCTTCCTCCGCCAGGAGCTTCTTGTTGGCGGTGACCACGCCCTTGCCGTTCTTCAGCGACTCCATGATGATCGATTTGGCCGGCTCGATGCCGCCGATAAGCTCCACGACAATGTCGATCGATTTATCCTTCACGATCTCTTTCCAGTCGGAAAGGATGGCCGCGCCGGGGGCGGTTTTCTTCACATGGTCGGTCCTGACGTCGCAGATAGCCTTGACGGCGATATCAATGCCGCTGCGGCTTGCTATAACGCCTGCGTTTTTTTCGAGGAGTCGGTAGAGCCCGCCCCCCACGGTGCCGAAGCCTATGATTGC
It contains:
- a CDS encoding homoserine dehydrogenase, with the protein product MKKLNIAIIGFGTVGGGLYRLLEKNAGVIASRSGIDIAVKAICDVRTDHVKKTAPGAAILSDWKEIVKDKSIDIVVELIGGIEPAKSIIMESLKNGKGVVTANKKLLAEEGAAIFEAARSGPGRIGFEAAVGGGIPCILALRHGLVGNRARSIMGILNGTTNYILTMMRENNMPFPDALKDAQEKGFAEADPTFDIEGYDAGHKIALLAMIAFNKAISYKDIRIEGITRISKADIDYARDMGYVIKLLGIAKDIDGKIDIRVQPTMIPEGHHLASVRYEYNSIMFDCDMTDPVILTGRGAGAAPTASAVLSDIIQIAQQGAAYQSPLVTDGHALLIEPGKRMSRYYLRMQTDDRPGILSQIAGVFGKHDISIASVIQKELHAEHVPLIFMTHEAEEAGMLRALEEIRKFNFTHGGVMLIRVEDSI